The following are encoded together in the Methanosarcina flavescens genome:
- a CDS encoding glycosyltransferase family 2 protein — MPLRSNYIIDTFQVCGGNVTYGSRGQLENRGIYTIGYPAYFPDAYTIQNDYISNKLDLSIIIPVYNEEENILELYEKLCCVLSVLDKRYEIIFVDDGSTDNTFETIKSIQDSNIRILRFQRNYGKAAALSCGFKKSRGEYVITMDGDLQDDPKEIPRFLEKLKEFDMVSGWKVKRQDPLSKTLPSKCFNKLTRFITGVKINDFNCGYKGYRKEVVKNINLYGEFHRYIPALAHWRGYTVGEIEVEHHPRIHGKSKYGAERLLKGCLDLMTVTFLMLYKKRPLHVFGGIGLVLGFSGIVISIYLFSLWVTGTGIGDRPLLMLGILLTVIGAQFISLGLIGELITNSRNNDDYIIKFDSYELENGR, encoded by the coding sequence ATGCCACTTAGGAGCAATTATATCATTGATACTTTTCAAGTATGTGGAGGAAATGTTACGTACGGTTCGAGAGGTCAATTAGAGAATCGAGGGATCTATACAATAGGATATCCAGCTTATTTTCCAGACGCTTATACTATCCAGAATGATTACATATCGAACAAACTTGATCTCTCGATAATAATCCCGGTTTACAATGAAGAAGAAAACATACTTGAACTTTACGAGAAATTGTGCTGTGTTCTTTCGGTACTGGATAAAAGATATGAGATAATTTTTGTAGATGATGGCTCGACTGACAATACATTCGAGACAATAAAATCGATTCAGGACAGTAATATAAGAATTCTGAGATTTCAGCGGAACTACGGAAAAGCTGCAGCTCTCTCTTGTGGGTTTAAGAAATCGAGAGGAGAGTATGTTATTACTATGGATGGAGATCTGCAGGATGACCCCAAAGAAATTCCAAGATTCCTTGAGAAATTAAAAGAATTTGATATGGTTTCCGGCTGGAAGGTCAAAAGACAGGATCCCTTATCAAAAACTCTTCCCTCAAAATGCTTCAATAAATTAACCCGATTTATCACAGGAGTAAAAATTAATGATTTTAACTGCGGATACAAAGGATACCGAAAAGAGGTTGTAAAAAATATAAATTTATATGGAGAGTTTCATCGTTATATTCCGGCTCTAGCTCACTGGAGAGGTTATACTGTAGGGGAAATAGAGGTCGAGCATCATCCTAGAATCCACGGAAAATCGAAGTACGGAGCCGAAAGACTATTGAAAGGTTGCCTTGACCTGATGACAGTCACTTTTTTAATGCTGTATAAGAAAAGGCCTCTGCATGTGTTCGGCGGCATAGGTCTGGTACTGGGTTTTTCAGGGATAGTTATTTCTATATACCTTTTCTCGCTATGGGTCACAGGTACAGGGATAGGGGATAGGCCTCTTCTTATGCTGGGGATACTGCTTACAGTAATAGGAGCCCAATTTATTTCCCTTGGATTGATCGGAGAACTGATCACAAACTCCAGAAACAATGATGACTACATTATAAAGTTTGATAGCTATGAACTGGAAAACGGCAGGTAA
- a CDS encoding ABC transporter ATP-binding protein yields the protein MHTIEVEHLHKIFKIPHEKRNTVFESLVGAFRPPQYETFHALNDINFTVDEGEALGIIGENGSGKSTLLKIIANILRPTRGRVEVHKKITPFLELGVGFQPNFTASENVRTYATIMGISKREIESKLDDVLEFAGLEKFRDTKLKNFSSGMQVRLAFSTAIQTDPEVLLMDEVLAVGDMEFQQKCLDVLNQYRKEGVTIVFVSHDLGAVRRFCDKTLLLHKGVQVALGDTGDVIDKYVYGGSTEESEEAVEASQVPLAETETELPEEGEHNEANRWGNRKVEITSVEFYDKFGNKNTRFNSFDPMKIRIYYKANQKIADPVFGIALYSEKGDHLFGTNTELKNLIIDHIEGSGHLDLQIERIPMLNGRFLLTVAVHTRDQKPYDWLDKQYSFDVIPVSRNAGVFEVDCSWKYELKV from the coding sequence ATGCATACGATTGAAGTCGAGCATCTCCACAAAATTTTTAAAATACCCCATGAGAAAAGAAATACCGTATTTGAGTCTCTTGTAGGGGCTTTTAGACCTCCGCAATACGAGACTTTCCATGCTCTAAACGACATCAACTTTACGGTAGATGAAGGAGAAGCTCTTGGAATTATCGGAGAAAATGGCAGTGGTAAGAGTACCCTGTTGAAAATCATAGCAAACATTCTACGCCCTACACGAGGGCGCGTAGAAGTGCATAAGAAAATCACTCCTTTCCTTGAACTAGGGGTAGGTTTTCAGCCAAATTTTACGGCTTCTGAAAATGTAAGGACTTATGCAACCATCATGGGGATCTCAAAGCGAGAAATTGAAAGTAAACTTGATGATGTGCTTGAGTTTGCAGGGCTTGAAAAGTTTAGGGATACCAAACTGAAAAATTTCTCTTCAGGCATGCAGGTTAGATTAGCTTTTTCTACAGCGATTCAGACTGACCCTGAAGTGCTTTTGATGGACGAGGTGCTGGCTGTAGGAGATATGGAATTCCAGCAGAAATGTCTCGATGTGCTTAATCAGTATAGAAAAGAAGGAGTGACAATAGTTTTCGTTTCCCATGACCTGGGCGCTGTAAGAAGGTTCTGTGACAAAACTCTTCTTCTCCATAAAGGAGTGCAGGTAGCTCTTGGGGACACAGGAGATGTCATTGACAAATACGTATATGGTGGTAGCACAGAGGAAAGTGAAGAGGCGGTTGAAGCATCTCAGGTCCCGTTAGCCGAAACTGAAACTGAACTTCCTGAAGAAGGGGAGCACAATGAAGCAAATCGCTGGGGCAACCGGAAGGTTGAAATTACTTCCGTAGAGTTTTACGACAAATTCGGCAATAAGAACACTCGTTTTAACTCCTTTGATCCGATGAAAATCAGGATATATTACAAAGCCAATCAGAAAATAGCAGATCCTGTGTTCGGAATTGCTTTGTATTCTGAAAAGGGTGACCATCTTTTCGGTACCAATACCGAACTTAAAAACCTAATAATTGATCACATAGAGGGTTCAGGGCATCTTGATCTGCAAATTGAAAGGATCCCCATGCTTAATGGAAGATTCTTGCTGACAGTAGCCGTGCATACAAGGGACCAGAAACCTTATGACTGGCTGGATAAGCAATACTCCTTTGATGTTATCCCTGTAAGCAGGAATGCCGGAGTTTTCGAGGTAGATTGTAGCTGGAAGTACGAACTTAAGGTGTGA
- a CDS encoding lysylphosphatidylglycerol synthase transmembrane domain-containing protein, protein MNWKTAGKFTVSLGLLWYLLSKLDVKAIYEVFTEMNLVLLSFSLPLVVLMYLMKARKWQTLLNCIDIRIPILRSLEIILIGTFYGALTPGRTGEVSRAFYLDSEKSRSIPTIIMDRIIDVICLMFLSALAIAFFFKDRNLIYLMTFMMSFSAVGIVIITNEKAVSLFFRMFFKNKEYKENYIKTMREIIKNKKVLSKVFLLTLGYYLVNLVVYWIVIKSLSPALNNILAFSLPIIVVLGNFPISISGFGIREFISVTIFNLLGENLAYGFSCPVILYFLTSLSPALFGFLLTLKKRY, encoded by the coding sequence ATGAACTGGAAAACGGCAGGTAAATTCACAGTTAGCCTGGGGCTGCTATGGTATCTTTTAAGTAAGCTAGATGTAAAAGCCATTTATGAAGTTTTTACTGAAATGAATCTAGTTTTGCTCTCCTTTTCCCTGCCTCTTGTAGTTCTCATGTACTTAATGAAAGCTAGAAAGTGGCAAACTTTGCTTAACTGCATAGACATCAGGATTCCGATTCTCAGATCTCTTGAAATCATTCTAATAGGCACATTTTACGGGGCTCTTACTCCGGGCAGGACAGGTGAAGTCTCAAGGGCTTTTTATCTGGACTCTGAGAAATCAAGAAGCATACCAACCATAATAATGGACCGGATAATAGACGTTATCTGCCTGATGTTTTTAAGTGCGCTTGCAATAGCTTTCTTTTTTAAAGATAGGAATTTAATCTATCTCATGACATTTATGATGTCATTTTCCGCTGTCGGAATAGTCATTATTACAAATGAAAAAGCAGTTTCTCTGTTTTTTAGGATGTTTTTTAAGAACAAAGAATACAAGGAAAATTATATAAAAACAATGAGGGAAATCATTAAAAATAAAAAAGTTCTTTCCAAGGTTTTCTTATTAACTTTAGGATATTATCTGGTAAACTTGGTTGTATACTGGATAGTAATAAAATCATTAAGCCCGGCTTTAAATAATATTCTTGCTTTTTCACTGCCAATAATCGTAGTTCTGGGCAATTTCCCTATATCAATATCCGGATTTGGAATTCGAGAATTTATAAGTGTCACAATCTTCAATCTGCTGGGCGAAAACTTAGCATACGGATTTTCCTGTCCTGTAATTCTTTATTTTTTAACATCCCTATCCCCGGCACTTTTTGGATTCCTGCTCACTCTAAAAAAACGGTACTGA
- a CDS encoding glycosyltransferase family 4 protein, producing MKIAVVTPRSVTGEKGGAENFYDGLVGALKNKGHSVAHIEVPVDESCFEGILEAYSNCFYLNLDAYDLVISTKAPTYMIRHRNHVSYLLHTIRVFYDMFDMEFSSSDREKKKQRRLIHEFDKYGLAPSRIKKHFVNGAPVYERMIAVDDFWKAVNFEVLHHPPKIENFKEPEEGKFIFFPTRLHRWKRPDLIINAMKYVKSDIRLIISGRGEDEAYYRQLAKHDKRISFIGWINDDQLVDLYSKSLVVPFVPVNEDYGLITVEAFQSKKPVITCLDSGEPARIVVDELSGFIVEPDPREIAKKLNYLVENPSHARKMGEEGYRLVQEISWQNVIDRLLSSEDKIDAVEPLEKNEFFLHETSKKIKALVTDNQILDPPIGGGRVRIYQLYKNFDPDLFDITYLGTFDWLGPEEREQKLADNFTEALVPMTVPHIAIDKIFSRLCGRKTTLDVTIPLLMKFTPRYQQKLSELCREADVVIVSHPWVYPYVKEEIKVLDKKPLLIYDSHNLEYNIKKEILNFTSIGRYLVNNVYRVEKELSNDSDLIFVCSDEDSRAFSEIYGIDSKKILLVPNGASVDSVAPISSDEKEALKAHYGFEGKVTAVFLASGGYKPNDDAAEYICKQLAPSLKNITFILVGSVCDNLKSEIKNSLGENVVLMGVVSSEDKSKILLSSDIALNPVTQGSGTNVKVFDYLAAGLNVITTPVGSRGISFTNLENGVIAELNDFQASIEMLLNDPLLREKISENARLLAEKYNWSDISRTAGEKIVNLMENSK from the coding sequence ATGAAGATCGCGGTTGTCACTCCACGGAGTGTTACAGGAGAAAAAGGAGGAGCTGAAAACTTTTATGATGGCTTGGTGGGGGCTCTTAAAAATAAAGGGCACTCGGTCGCCCATATAGAGGTTCCTGTAGATGAGTCCTGTTTTGAGGGAATTCTTGAAGCATACTCTAATTGCTTTTACCTTAACCTTGATGCTTATGATCTTGTCATCTCAACAAAGGCACCCACATACATGATCAGACATAGAAATCATGTCTCATACCTCCTGCATACGATCCGTGTTTTTTATGATATGTTTGATATGGAGTTCAGCTCATCGGATAGGGAAAAGAAAAAACAGAGACGGCTTATCCATGAATTTGATAAATACGGGCTGGCTCCGTCAAGGATAAAAAAACATTTTGTCAATGGAGCTCCGGTATACGAAAGAATGATCGCAGTGGACGATTTCTGGAAGGCTGTTAATTTTGAGGTACTTCATCATCCTCCAAAGATTGAGAATTTTAAAGAGCCGGAAGAAGGCAAGTTCATTTTCTTTCCGACACGGTTGCACCGGTGGAAGCGGCCGGATCTTATAATCAATGCAATGAAGTATGTAAAGAGTGATATCAGGTTGATAATTTCGGGCAGGGGAGAAGATGAAGCTTACTACAGGCAACTGGCAAAACATGATAAGAGAATATCTTTTATCGGCTGGATTAATGACGATCAGCTGGTTGACCTGTATTCGAAGTCTCTTGTCGTTCCTTTTGTTCCAGTTAACGAAGATTATGGCCTGATAACCGTTGAGGCTTTCCAGAGTAAAAAGCCTGTAATTACCTGCTTGGATTCCGGAGAACCTGCAAGAATTGTCGTGGACGAGCTAAGTGGGTTTATTGTTGAGCCTGATCCCCGGGAAATTGCAAAGAAGCTAAACTATTTAGTTGAAAACCCGTCTCATGCCCGGAAAATGGGTGAGGAAGGTTACAGGCTTGTTCAGGAGATCTCCTGGCAGAATGTTATTGACAGGCTCCTTTCTTCAGAAGACAAAATTGATGCTGTTGAGCCTTTGGAGAAGAACGAGTTTTTTCTTCATGAGACCTCAAAAAAAATAAAAGCTCTCGTCACGGATAATCAGATTTTAGATCCGCCCATCGGCGGAGGTAGAGTCAGGATCTATCAACTCTATAAGAACTTTGATCCTGATCTTTTTGACATTACTTACCTTGGTACATTTGACTGGCTGGGACCTGAAGAAAGGGAACAGAAACTTGCCGACAATTTTACTGAGGCACTTGTGCCAATGACCGTTCCCCACATAGCAATCGATAAAATCTTCAGCAGGCTTTGCGGCAGAAAAACGACTTTAGATGTTACAATTCCCCTTTTAATGAAGTTCACTCCCAGATACCAGCAGAAACTATCAGAACTCTGCAGGGAAGCAGACGTTGTTATAGTATCACATCCCTGGGTATATCCTTATGTGAAAGAAGAAATTAAAGTCCTGGACAAGAAACCGCTGCTCATTTACGATTCCCACAATCTGGAATATAATATTAAGAAAGAAATCCTGAATTTCACGAGTATAGGCAGATATCTGGTAAATAACGTGTACAGGGTTGAAAAAGAGCTTTCAAATGACTCTGACCTGATTTTTGTCTGTTCAGACGAAGATTCCAGAGCCTTTTCCGAAATCTATGGAATAGATAGCAAGAAAATCCTTCTGGTTCCGAATGGAGCATCGGTGGACAGTGTGGCTCCTATCAGTTCTGATGAAAAAGAAGCCTTAAAAGCTCATTATGGTTTTGAAGGAAAAGTAACGGCTGTTTTTCTTGCCAGTGGGGGTTATAAACCCAATGATGATGCAGCCGAATATATCTGTAAACAGCTCGCTCCTTCCCTCAAAAATATAACCTTCATTCTTGTCGGAAGTGTGTGTGATAACCTCAAAAGCGAAATTAAAAACTCACTAGGAGAAAACGTAGTCCTGATGGGTGTTGTTAGTTCTGAGGATAAATCAAAAATCTTATTATCTTCCGATATTGCCCTGAATCCTGTGACCCAGGGCTCTGGGACTAACGTCAAGGTGTTCGATTACCTGGCTGCCGGCTTAAATGTAATAACCACTCCTGTAGGTTCAAGAGGAATAAGTTTTACCAACCTTGAGAATGGTGTTATTGCCGAACTGAATGACTTTCAGGCTTCGATTGAAATGTTACTTAATGATCCCCTTCTACGGGAAAAAATCTCTGAAAACGCAAGGTTACTCGCCGAAAAGTACAACTGGAGTGATATCTCAAGGACAGCAGGTGAGAAAATAGTTAACCTGATGGAGAATTCAAAATGA
- a CDS encoding class I SAM-dependent methyltransferase, which yields MDTSEIYEEEINVEEIMEKIQNDIRSRKKSVAGETAGRDYFPSIPETPDSGSIHRNLEYIKSNWNIENSSYFISSHRPLSGRFLIKGRELVHGEVRRYVDPTIRKQNEFNESVAHLLESLINRIISLDEKVVQLSTELDNEIYSENSKLKSEISRELKSEILDVKSDVYEKINREITSVVSSINLDIENKAWLNRLLTEKIENNNRFTDKKVATSESEGLSLNYFLFEEKFRGSRDDIKQRQSKFLEYFRGCSNVLDIGCGRGEFLELLNGEGIGVKGIDIDDDMVGYCISKGFDVQKIDAILYLEQLPDKSLDGIFIDQVVEHLEPAYLVKLLRLCYQKLKYGYYLFAETVNPLSLYSFANFYIDLTHIKPVHPETLKFLFESSGFRDIKTEFISPVTDELRLKKIQTSDDMNEREKAAVEVYNYNIDLLNYRLYGPQDYAIIGKK from the coding sequence ATGGATACATCTGAAATCTATGAAGAAGAAATAAATGTTGAGGAAATAATGGAAAAAATCCAGAATGATATCCGCAGCAGAAAGAAAAGTGTTGCAGGTGAGACTGCAGGTAGAGATTACTTCCCTTCTATCCCCGAAACTCCAGATTCAGGTAGTATCCACAGGAATCTTGAGTATATTAAGTCAAACTGGAATATAGAGAACAGTAGCTATTTTATAAGTTCTCATCGCCCCCTTTCAGGCAGGTTCCTTATTAAAGGAAGGGAACTGGTTCACGGAGAGGTCAGGCGTTATGTCGACCCCACTATACGAAAGCAAAACGAATTTAACGAAAGCGTTGCTCACTTACTGGAAAGCCTCATCAACAGGATTATTTCGCTCGATGAGAAAGTTGTGCAGCTCTCTACGGAGTTAGATAATGAAATTTACTCCGAAAATTCAAAACTAAAGTCTGAAATCTCCAGAGAACTCAAAAGTGAAATTCTGGATGTTAAGTCTGATGTTTATGAAAAAATTAACAGAGAAATAACTTCAGTTGTTTCCTCTATAAATCTTGATATTGAAAACAAGGCGTGGTTGAACAGGTTACTGACAGAGAAAATAGAGAATAATAACAGGTTCACGGATAAAAAAGTTGCTACCTCTGAATCTGAAGGACTCTCATTAAATTATTTTCTCTTTGAAGAAAAGTTCCGTGGATCAAGAGATGATATCAAGCAGAGACAAAGTAAATTCCTTGAGTATTTCCGGGGTTGTTCAAACGTTCTGGACATAGGATGCGGCAGAGGGGAGTTTTTAGAACTGCTAAACGGTGAAGGAATTGGAGTAAAAGGTATTGATATCGACGATGATATGGTCGGTTATTGTATATCAAAAGGGTTTGATGTTCAAAAAATTGATGCGATCTTATATCTTGAGCAGCTTCCAGATAAGTCCCTTGATGGTATTTTTATTGACCAGGTCGTTGAACATCTTGAACCCGCTTATCTTGTAAAACTATTGAGGTTATGTTACCAGAAATTGAAATATGGGTATTATCTCTTTGCCGAAACCGTAAATCCACTGTCACTCTACTCCTTTGCCAACTTTTACATAGACCTTACACATATAAAACCCGTACATCCTGAGACACTTAAGTTTCTGTTTGAATCATCGGGTTTTAGAGATATTAAAACTGAGTTTATCTCACCTGTAACGGACGAGTTGAGGTTAAAGAAAATTCAAACCTCGGACGATATGAATGAAAGAGAAAAGGCAGCAGTTGAGGTCTACAACTACAATATCGATCTTCTTAATTACAGGCTATATGGCCCGCAAGACTATGCGATTATAGGCAAAAAATAG
- a CDS encoding class I SAM-dependent methyltransferase, producing MDQAEIPINENFQSGNYKKYNSKNPLMGMVISNFIENLKAAVTPLENINKVIDIGCGEGFIINCLDFPDITGVDISKSALKLARDKNLNSNLCAGSVYELSFKNDSFDLAIATEVLEHLEEPERAIQEIRRVSRNYCVFSVPNEPYFRIMNFLRGKNLTRFGNDIEHVQNWSSEEFVKLLRKYFKILETRKPFPWTMVLCKK from the coding sequence GTGGACCAGGCGGAGATACCGATCAACGAAAATTTTCAAAGTGGAAACTACAAAAAATATAATTCCAAAAATCCATTAATGGGGATGGTTATATCAAATTTTATTGAAAATTTAAAAGCTGCTGTAACTCCACTGGAGAATATAAATAAAGTCATTGATATCGGCTGTGGGGAAGGATTTATCATTAACTGTCTTGACTTTCCTGATATTACAGGCGTGGATATCTCTAAAAGCGCACTTAAGCTTGCAAGGGATAAAAACCTGAACTCTAATTTGTGTGCAGGAAGCGTGTACGAACTTTCATTCAAAAACGATAGTTTTGACCTTGCTATAGCAACCGAGGTTCTGGAACATCTCGAAGAACCGGAAAGAGCTATTCAGGAAATCAGGAGGGTCTCAAGAAACTACTGTGTATTCAGCGTACCTAATGAGCCTTATTTCCGCATAATGAACTTCTTAAGAGGGAAGAATCTAACGCGGTTTGGGAATGATATCGAACACGTTCAGAACTGGAGTTCGGAAGAATTTGTGAAATTACTAAGAAAGTATTTTAAAATTTTAGAGACCCGAAAACCCTTCCCCTGGACAATGGTGCTGTGCAAGAAATAA
- a CDS encoding glycosyltransferase family 4 protein, whose amino-acid sequence MKYLMVSTYPPEKCGIGTYAYQMVKFLRNGGNVVDVISLEGNGGDFTLNLKGGANLLKILKYTIFYDKVIIQYHESFYYEEYNRKNLFRILCTHLSFYLTFLLLRKKLEVIVHEFPRTHRHSTARFLETIKWRLCPKLVFHTQKEVDDFKQYYFDLTGKNYELRAPNAYFYKFRDIPQSQARQELGIPSNAVIFLCIGFIQPHKGYDRAVREFQNINNKRMHLYVVGSIRIEWDMYTSYLQELKRMAAKNPQIHIEEKFLSDEDFDTWITASDVILIPYREIWSSGVLGRAKLFNKKVIASNVGGLAEQLEDNDILFNTDEELRKIFEDFSEKLRTS is encoded by the coding sequence ATGAAATATTTGATGGTTTCGACATATCCACCTGAAAAATGTGGGATCGGGACTTATGCCTATCAGATGGTAAAGTTTTTAAGAAACGGTGGCAACGTTGTCGATGTTATTTCTCTTGAAGGCAATGGAGGTGACTTCACACTTAATTTGAAGGGGGGAGCAAACCTTCTCAAGATTCTAAAGTATACAATCTTTTATGATAAGGTAATAATTCAATATCATGAATCCTTTTATTACGAAGAATATAATCGAAAAAACCTTTTTAGGATTTTATGCACTCATCTTTCTTTTTACCTTACCTTTCTGCTCCTGAGAAAAAAGCTTGAGGTTATCGTACACGAATTCCCAAGAACACACAGGCACTCTACAGCCCGGTTTTTAGAAACGATTAAGTGGCGATTATGCCCCAAACTCGTTTTCCATACTCAAAAAGAGGTTGATGACTTTAAGCAATATTATTTTGATTTAACAGGAAAAAATTACGAACTAAGAGCTCCAAATGCATATTTTTACAAATTCAGAGATATTCCTCAGTCTCAGGCAAGACAAGAACTTGGGATTCCTTCCAACGCTGTAATTTTCCTGTGTATTGGATTTATTCAGCCACACAAAGGGTACGATAGGGCTGTCAGGGAGTTCCAGAATATTAACAATAAGAGAATGCATCTTTACGTAGTAGGTTCAATCAGGATCGAGTGGGACATGTATACTTCCTACCTTCAAGAACTGAAACGTATGGCAGCTAAAAATCCTCAGATCCACATTGAGGAAAAATTCCTGTCAGATGAGGATTTTGATACCTGGATCACTGCCAGTGATGTAATACTTATTCCTTACAGGGAGATCTGGAGTTCTGGAGTGCTGGGCAGAGCCAAACTATTTAACAAAAAAGTCATAGCTTCCAATGTTGGAGGATTGGCTGAACAACTTGAGGACAATGATATTCTGTTCAATACTGATGAAGAATTAAGGAAGATTTTTGAGGATTTTTCGGAAAAATTAAGAACCTCATAG
- a CDS encoding glycosyltransferase family 4 protein has translation MKIAFVYDAVYPWVKGGAEMRIHELGKRLLDRGHEVHIFGIKWWEGEDTFEYEGIILHGVCKARNLYVNGRRSISEAIIFAAKLFPELRKENFDLIDVSVFPYFSCFTAKAVSVLKKTRLVLTWHEVWDDYWYEYLGKAGFFGWIVEKMTSKLSENNIAVSGWTKDRLEALGVPRERITVISNGIDLKRVSEIEPEGGKVHSDFENKKYDVIFAGRLIKEKNVDLLIKAVALLKADFPEIRCCIVGDGPEKAALVELAKRTGIYRNVEFAGFQEYGALIGKIRASKVLVLPSSREGFGMVVIEAFACGVPVVTVRAKYNAAQGLVENGVDGFAVEPTEGEIAKALHKIIGKNQDYRKISEAALRKAENYDWEKIIKEICLVYEGYMKKPLK, from the coding sequence ATGAAAATTGCCTTTGTGTACGATGCTGTCTATCCATGGGTCAAAGGCGGCGCAGAAATGCGTATCCATGAGCTGGGGAAGCGGCTCCTGGACAGGGGGCACGAAGTACATATTTTCGGAATTAAATGGTGGGAAGGCGAAGATACCTTTGAATATGAAGGCATTATCCTTCACGGAGTCTGTAAAGCCCGAAATCTGTATGTAAACGGCAGGCGTTCAATTTCCGAGGCAATAATCTTTGCTGCTAAACTGTTCCCGGAACTCAGGAAAGAAAACTTTGACCTTATAGATGTGAGTGTCTTTCCCTATTTTTCCTGTTTCACCGCAAAAGCAGTCTCAGTCCTGAAAAAAACCCGATTAGTGCTTACCTGGCATGAGGTATGGGATGATTACTGGTACGAGTACCTGGGAAAAGCAGGTTTTTTCGGATGGATAGTCGAAAAAATGACCTCAAAATTATCTGAAAATAATATTGCAGTTTCAGGCTGGACTAAGGACAGGCTTGAAGCACTGGGGGTTCCGCGAGAGAGAATTACGGTAATCTCCAACGGGATCGACCTTAAAAGAGTTTCCGAAATTGAGCCCGAAGGTGGAAAAGTTCACTCAGATTTTGAAAATAAAAAATATGACGTTATTTTTGCAGGCCGCCTTATAAAAGAAAAAAATGTCGACCTGCTGATTAAAGCTGTAGCACTTCTTAAAGCCGATTTTCCGGAGATCAGGTGCTGTATTGTAGGCGACGGACCAGAGAAGGCAGCACTTGTAGAGCTTGCAAAGAGAACCGGAATTTACAGAAATGTAGAGTTTGCAGGTTTCCAGGAGTATGGGGCGTTGATAGGAAAAATCAGGGCTTCAAAGGTGCTTGTGCTGCCTTCAAGCCGGGAGGGGTTCGGGATGGTGGTTATCGAGGCTTTTGCCTGCGGAGTGCCAGTAGTGACGGTAAGAGCGAAGTACAATGCTGCGCAGGGGCTGGTTGAAAATGGAGTGGATGGATTTGCTGTGGAGCCTACAGAGGGAGAAATTGCGAAGGCTTTGCATAAAATAATCGGGAAAAACCAGGACTATAGAAAGATTTCAGAAGCTGCACTTCGAAAAGCTGAAAATTATGATTGGGAGAAAATAATTAAGGAAATTTGTTTAGTTTATGAAGGTTATATGAAAAAACCCCTAAAATAA
- a CDS encoding ABC transporter permease, protein MILKHLSELYKYRELIWKLSWGEFKLRYKNSILGYLWSLLEPLLMLTVMYFVFSNLMKVQVEYYQLFLLMGIILWNFLSRSTNIGLFSIVGRPDMIKKIYFPRDIFVISSCITALLMSIFESVVFFIFMAFFRVPLSSNLLYAPLILISLFTLALGVSLTLSALNVYYRDVQFIWDVLMQAGFFATPILYSLDFLPETMQKIVLLNPMSRIIISARNTVIYSTPARFEDLLFMFASSILFLIIGYVVFSKLEPGFAEEI, encoded by the coding sequence ATGATCCTGAAGCATTTAAGCGAGTTATATAAATATCGGGAGTTAATCTGGAAACTATCCTGGGGAGAGTTCAAACTCCGATATAAAAATTCCATATTGGGGTACCTCTGGTCCCTTCTTGAACCTCTTTTAATGCTGACAGTCATGTACTTTGTATTTTCCAATCTCATGAAAGTTCAGGTAGAGTATTATCAGCTATTTCTGTTAATGGGCATAATCTTATGGAACTTTCTGAGCAGATCTACAAATATCGGATTGTTTTCTATAGTAGGGAGGCCGGATATGATTAAAAAAATCTATTTCCCAAGAGATATTTTTGTAATCTCATCCTGCATCACAGCTCTACTTATGAGTATCTTTGAATCTGTTGTGTTTTTCATATTTATGGCGTTTTTCAGGGTTCCTTTATCTTCTAATTTATTATATGCACCTTTAATCCTGATTTCTCTTTTCACTCTTGCTCTGGGAGTTTCCCTGACACTCTCAGCGCTCAATGTTTACTATAGGGACGTTCAGTTTATCTGGGACGTACTTATGCAGGCAGGCTTCTTTGCAACCCCTATCCTGTATAGCCTGGACTTCCTGCCTGAAACTATGCAAAAAATTGTTCTTCTCAACCCGATGTCACGGATAATAATATCTGCACGGAATACTGTAATCTATTCTACACCGGCACGCTTTGAAGACCTCCTGTTTATGTTCGCCTCATCAATATTATTCCTCATAATAGGTTATGTCGTCTTTTCCAAACTGGAACCCGGCTTTGCGGAGGAGATTTGA